The segment TGCGTTAAATGTAGGGAGTGTATTGTAAACTGCCCATTTAACGCTATAGATTAACGAAGGGGAAGTCTATGGTTACAGTGAAGATAGATGGTATTGAAGTTCAAGTAGAACCAAATGAAACAATTCTTGAAGCAGCAGAAAAAGCTGGAGTACATATTCCTGTATTATGTCATGACAAGATATTAAAGCCCTTTGGTGCTTGTAGAGTTTGTCTTGTGGAGGTTAAAAACAATCCCAAGCTCATGACAGCATGTACTACACCAGTTGCTGATGGGATGGAGATAACCACCACAAACGAAAAGTTGGCTAAAATAAGAAAAACATTGATAGAACTTTTGCTTATAAATCACCCCCTCGATTGTCCTGTATGCGATAAAGGTGGTGAGTGTACACTACAGGATCTTACCTACGAGTTTGGTGTAAGTCAGGTGAGATTTGATCCGAAACCTAATGATACTCCAGTGGATCACACAAACCCATTTATAGAAAGGGATATCGACAGATGTGTATTGTGTGGTAGGTGCGTAAGGATATGTGATGAAGTTGTAAATATTCAGGCGATAAGCTTCCAGAATCGTGGTACAGATACAGTAATTGGGACTGCGTTCAATCAGCCCTGGAATTGTGAGTTCTGTGGGCAGTGTATGAGTGTATGTCCTGTGGGTTCTTTGAATAACAGGGTTTACCTTTTCAAAAACAGACCATGGAACTTAGAAAAGACTGAGACTGTGTGTGGTTTTTGCTCATGTGGCTGCTCAATCATAGTTGATCACGAAGATAATGAGGTGTTTAGAATTAAAGAAGACTATGATTTGGGTGTAAACAAAGGCTTGTTGTGTGTAAAAGGTAGATTTGGATTTGAAGCATTTAACAGCGTAAAAAGAGAGAAAAAGGCTAAAATCAGAATTGCCGATGGGTACAAGGATATCTCAAACGAAGAGGCTTATAAGTATGCTGCTGATAAGCTAACTGAAATAAAGAACAAGTATGGTAAAGATGCCATTGCTTTTATAGTATCTCCGAGAATCACCAATGAAGAGGCATTTCTATTACAGAAATTTGCCAGAGAGGTGATAGGTACAAATAATATATTCTCATCTGAAACTGCCGATTGCTTACCAGAAGGAACTTATGCGGATGTGGAAGCATCTGATGATATTACCGTATTAAACATAGATCTAACAGAGTCTAACCCAATACTCGGTTTATTTGTGAGGATGACTGCCAGAAAGAATGAAGGTGGCTTAAGAGTATTTTATCCAAAGTATGCGGCTCTTAAAAGGGTTGCATCTGAATTCTATACAGGTAAACCTTCAGAGCTTGTTTCTTTAATGGAAACATTTGTAAAAGCTGTTGAAGGTGAAAGCAACGCATGTTCTGAGGCTGCAGATAGGATCAGGAATGCAGCAAAACCAGTATTGATATACAACCCATACAGTTTAAATGATGTTACGCTTGCCAAAAGGATGAAGAAAGCATTGCCTAATTTGAAGCTAATCCCATGTAAACTAAAAAATAATTCACAGGGTATAGTGGATATGGGTTGTGCAGCGGGTGTATTGCCAGGACTTAAGAATACAGAAGCTGCTTCCTTAGAGGAACTGGTTGCCAAAGATAAGGTAAAAGGCTTTGTGATAATTGGCGAAAATATCGCTGTAAACCCGAAATATTATAAGTTGTTAGGTTCTATTTCAAAATCAGAGTTTGTAATGGTTACTGATCCACACTTTACTGAGACAGCTAAGATTTCAAATCTTTATATCCCTGTGGCATCATTTGTTGAGAAAAATGGAAGTTTTACAAACTTAGAAGGAAGAGTCCAGAGGGTTAGAAAGGCTGTGGATAAACAGGTAGTATCAGATGCAACAGTGGTAAAAGAGATCTCTATCCTAATGGGCTCAAATCTTCCGGATGATGTGGATGTAATAGAATCAATGATAAAGAAGGAAGTAGAGCTCTACAAAGAAGTGGATTTTGATGGTGGGTTAGTGAAGTATCCTTATACTATAAAAGAGTCTATAAATAGTACCGCTTCATTTGTAGGTAATGGAAAGTATGAGCTTTTCCAAAGTAGCCTAAGATTCCATTCAGGTACTTACACATCATGGTCACCTGATCTTACAAAGGTGTATGATGATACATGTCTGGAGATCAGCCAGGAAGATGCACAAGAGCTTAATGTCAAAGCAAACGATATGATAGCTGTTGAGGTGGATGGAGTATTGAGTAAGTTTAAAGTGGATGTGGATCAATATATGCCAAAGGGTGTGGTGGCTCTACCGGCCAACTACAAAGGTGCAGAAGCTATCTTATCTAAAGGTGAATATTTAAAAGTCAATTTAGTAAGGCATGAGTGATAACGAGCTGAAGAAAGGGATACAATTATATTTACAGGGCGATGCTGAGATGGCAATAGAGATGCTAGACAGATATCTAAAAAATAATGATGATATAAATGGTCAGGCCCATTACTATAAGGGCCTGGCCTATTACGATATCGGCGAATTTGCTGAAGCTATCGAAAGCCTTCAAAAAGCTATTAAAATAAATCCCTTATATTCTCAATATCACTATAGGTTAGGTATAGCATATTCAAGAATGTTTCAGCATTACGAGGCTATTAAATCTCTGGAAGAAGCAATAAAATTAAATAGAAGGAACAACAGGGCCAGGTTTTTACTTGGTACAGTTTTTTTTGAGATTGGTGAAATGGATAGGGCAATTGAAATATTTAAAAGTATTACGGCTACAAATCCATTACATTCAACTGCAAAGTATTATTATGCTCTTTGTTGCTACTACCTCGGAAAAGGTGACGAAGCAATCGAGCTTCTGAAGAGTCTGATTAATATCAATCCACAATTTATCGATGCTTATGTGAAGCTGGTTGATATCTTGATAAAAGAGGGAAAGGTTGAGGAAGCTAAAAAAGTAGTATTATCCGGGATTGAAAATGGTATTAAAAGCCTTGAATACCTCAAAAGATATTCTGATTACCTGATAAATTGTAAAAGTAAGAAAGATGAAGAAGAATTTATAGAAGAAATAAAGAGAAGATTAGATGACAGAGAGTTTTTAAATAAGATCATTGAAGTTTTAAATGATACAAAAAAAATTAAAGAAGAGGTTGGTTATGCTAGTTGAACTAATTTTTGTGGTTATCAAGATTCTTGTTGTAATCACGGTTCTGCTGTTGGGCGTAGCGTATATGACCTGGCTTGAAAGAAAAGTCATAGGTCATATGCAGGTGAGACTTGGGCCAACACATGTTGGTTGGAAGGGCTTACTACAACCAATTGCAGACGGCCTTAAGCTGGTTGCAAAAGAGGACATAGTTCCTACGATGGTAGACAAACCGGTCTACATTATTGCACCGTTGCTCAGCTTAATTCCAGCTCTCAGTGCTTTTGCGGTAATCCCATTTACAAATGCTACCATTAATCTGTTTGGTAAAGAATACCATCTTTACATAACAGATATAAATGTGGGATTACTTTACATTCTGGCACTGTCATCAGTTGGTACATATGGTATCATTATGTCTGGCTGGGCATCAAATTCTAAATATGCACTTCTTGGCTCTCTGAGGTCATCTGCACAGGTTATCAGTTATGAGACAGCTATGGGACTTTCTTTGGTGGGGCCAATCCTATTAGCTGGAACTCTCAGTTTAAAGGGTATCACAGAGGCTCAAACTAACGGATTATGGTTTATAATTCCTCAATTTGTGGCATTTGTAATATACCTTATTTCCGCAGTAGCTGAAACAAACAGGGCGCCTTTCGACCTACCAGAAGCAGAAACTGAGCTTGTTGCTGGTTTCCATGTGGAGTATTCAAGTATGAAATTTGCAATGTTCTTTTTGGCTGAATATGCAAATATGTACGTAGTTTCATCCATAGCAACAATCGTCTTTTTAGGTGGTTGGAATGGGCCATTTGGACCAAGCTTTGTGTGGTTTGCAGCTAAAGTATTGTTCTTAATGTTCTTTTATCTCTGGCTGAGGGCTACCCTTCCAAGACTTCGTTTTGATCAGCTTATGACACTGGGTTGGAAAATATTAATACCTATAGCACTTGTCAATGTAGTGGTTACATCAATAGTGCTGTATGCCATAAGTTAGGGGTGCAAATATGAGAAATATCATAGATACGTTATTTTTTACTGAAATACTTCAAGGTTTGGGGATCACCCTCAAACATATGTTTAAAAAACCGGTTACATTGAAGTACCCATTTGAAAAACCGATTATATTCGATAGGTTTAGAGGTATCCACTATATTAAAACAGATGAAAAAGGTAACCCTAAGTGTGTGGGTTGCTATCTCTGTCAGAAGGTTTGCCCATCTGAATGTATTCATATTGAAACTGATGCAGGTCCAAATGGGGAAAGGCTTATTAGAAAATTTGAAATTGAATTGGATCGTTGTATATACTGTG is part of the Calditerrivibrio nitroreducens DSM 19672 genome and harbors:
- a CDS encoding tetratricopeptide repeat protein — its product is MSDNELKKGIQLYLQGDAEMAIEMLDRYLKNNDDINGQAHYYKGLAYYDIGEFAEAIESLQKAIKINPLYSQYHYRLGIAYSRMFQHYEAIKSLEEAIKLNRRNNRARFLLGTVFFEIGEMDRAIEIFKSITATNPLHSTAKYYYALCCYYLGKGDEAIELLKSLININPQFIDAYVKLVDILIKEGKVEEAKKVVLSGIENGIKSLEYLKRYSDYLINCKSKKDEEEFIEEIKRRLDDREFLNKIIEVLNDTKKIKEEVGYAS
- a CDS encoding NuoI/complex I 23 kDa subunit family protein, whose translation is MRNIIDTLFFTEILQGLGITLKHMFKKPVTLKYPFEKPIIFDRFRGIHYIKTDEKGNPKCVGCYLCQKVCPSECIHIETDAGPNGERLIRKFEIELDRCIYCGFCEEACPKDAIHMGRRYDTVAPTRDKYLVNMGYLVKNYNKGE
- the nuoH gene encoding NADH-quinone oxidoreductase subunit NuoH, which encodes MLVELIFVVIKILVVITVLLLGVAYMTWLERKVIGHMQVRLGPTHVGWKGLLQPIADGLKLVAKEDIVPTMVDKPVYIIAPLLSLIPALSAFAVIPFTNATINLFGKEYHLYITDINVGLLYILALSSVGTYGIIMSGWASNSKYALLGSLRSSAQVISYETAMGLSLVGPILLAGTLSLKGITEAQTNGLWFIIPQFVAFVIYLISAVAETNRAPFDLPEAETELVAGFHVEYSSMKFAMFFLAEYANMYVVSSIATIVFLGGWNGPFGPSFVWFAAKVLFLMFFYLWLRATLPRLRFDQLMTLGWKILIPIALVNVVVTSIVLYAIS
- a CDS encoding molybdopterin-dependent oxidoreductase — protein: MVTVKIDGIEVQVEPNETILEAAEKAGVHIPVLCHDKILKPFGACRVCLVEVKNNPKLMTACTTPVADGMEITTTNEKLAKIRKTLIELLLINHPLDCPVCDKGGECTLQDLTYEFGVSQVRFDPKPNDTPVDHTNPFIERDIDRCVLCGRCVRICDEVVNIQAISFQNRGTDTVIGTAFNQPWNCEFCGQCMSVCPVGSLNNRVYLFKNRPWNLEKTETVCGFCSCGCSIIVDHEDNEVFRIKEDYDLGVNKGLLCVKGRFGFEAFNSVKREKKAKIRIADGYKDISNEEAYKYAADKLTEIKNKYGKDAIAFIVSPRITNEEAFLLQKFAREVIGTNNIFSSETADCLPEGTYADVEASDDITVLNIDLTESNPILGLFVRMTARKNEGGLRVFYPKYAALKRVASEFYTGKPSELVSLMETFVKAVEGESNACSEAADRIRNAAKPVLIYNPYSLNDVTLAKRMKKALPNLKLIPCKLKNNSQGIVDMGCAAGVLPGLKNTEAASLEELVAKDKVKGFVIIGENIAVNPKYYKLLGSISKSEFVMVTDPHFTETAKISNLYIPVASFVEKNGSFTNLEGRVQRVRKAVDKQVVSDATVVKEISILMGSNLPDDVDVIESMIKKEVELYKEVDFDGGLVKYPYTIKESINSTASFVGNGKYELFQSSLRFHSGTYTSWSPDLTKVYDDTCLEISQEDAQELNVKANDMIAVEVDGVLSKFKVDVDQYMPKGVVALPANYKGAEAILSKGEYLKVNLVRHE